The Immundisolibacter cernigliae genome has a window encoding:
- a CDS encoding WD40/YVTN/BNR-like repeat-containing protein yields the protein MYPCLSPGGSAVYDSPIAAGRLLVGTQGGVVELEETAAGWREAGRGLADHHVCALIGEPVSGNYYAGTHDAGVFVSPDGRHWQPASQGLEHSNVFSMASVRRPDGSVRLYAGTEPAALFESRDFGQSWQRLTGLEATTGRDGWMFPAPPFIAHIKQIAIHPQNPDLIYVCVEQGGLYSSPDAGKTWTEHTAGMPNDAHRVLLHPTRPGRLFLANGFFFNRSDDGGKTWFEMKEQTQKIGYADPLVYHPRRPETMFVSGAFATPDTWVKGSANVSIARSHDGGDSWQYARGGLPDEFKPSVEAMSLEALGDACRVFIGNTDGEVWLTEDEGKQWRQIASHLPPVSKCFHADLIHGKLDLTEVRIPDEIRALMEQMVVREA from the coding sequence ATGTACCCGTGCCTTTCCCCCGGCGGCAGCGCCGTTTACGACTCGCCCATCGCGGCCGGACGCTTGCTGGTCGGCACCCAGGGCGGCGTTGTCGAGCTTGAAGAAACCGCCGCCGGCTGGCGCGAGGCCGGCCGGGGTCTTGCCGACCACCACGTGTGCGCCCTGATCGGCGAGCCGGTCAGCGGCAACTACTACGCCGGCACCCACGACGCCGGCGTGTTCGTAAGCCCCGACGGACGCCACTGGCAACCCGCCAGCCAGGGCCTGGAACATAGCAACGTGTTCAGCATGGCCAGCGTGCGCCGCCCGGATGGCTCGGTACGTTTGTATGCCGGCACGGAACCTGCGGCACTGTTCGAGAGCCGGGATTTTGGCCAGTCCTGGCAGCGCCTGACCGGCCTTGAGGCCACCACCGGCCGTGACGGCTGGATGTTCCCGGCGCCGCCGTTCATCGCCCACATCAAGCAGATCGCCATCCACCCGCAAAACCCGGACCTGATCTACGTCTGCGTGGAACAGGGCGGCCTATACAGCAGCCCGGATGCCGGCAAAACCTGGACCGAACACACCGCCGGCATGCCCAACGACGCCCACCGCGTGCTGCTGCACCCGACCCGGCCGGGGCGGCTGTTCCTGGCCAACGGCTTTTTCTTCAACCGCAGTGACGACGGCGGCAAGACCTGGTTCGAGATGAAGGAACAGACGCAGAAAATCGGCTACGCGGACCCGCTGGTCTACCACCCGCGGCGGCCGGAGACGATGTTCGTCAGCGGCGCCTTCGCCACGCCGGACACCTGGGTCAAGGGCAGCGCCAACGTCAGCATCGCCCGCTCCCACGACGGCGGCGACAGCTGGCAATACGCGCGCGGCGGCCTGCCGGACGAGTTCAAGCCCTCGGTCGAGGCCATGAGCCTCGAAGCGTTGGGCGACGCCTGCCGCGTGTTCATCGGCAACACCGACGGCGAGGTCTGGCTGACCGAGGACGAGGGTAAACAATGGCGCCAGATCGCAAGTCACCTGCCGCCGGTCAGCAAGTGCTTCCACGCGGATCTGATCCACGGCAAGCTCGACCTGACCGAAGTGCGCATTCCGGACGAAATCCGCGCGCTGATGGAGCAGATGGTGGTCCGCGAGGCGTAG